GAAAAAATTCTCAATGACGGTGTAGGGCGGCTGAGTATAGCCTACCTGGTAAGTTCCGAAGTCAATATTGGCCGCAATCCATGTCTTGGAGACTTGGTCGAGTACGAGAACAATCGCCGCAGTTACGAGCAGCCGCAAGTAGCCGAGGTTGCAGCCGCATTTGGGCATCGTCGCAGTTATGAATCGTCTCCGTCGTCGTCTCCAAGTGACATGACTTCGTCGTTGTCGCCAAAGACTCCACCACGTTGTTGCTTATGGCGACGATTGCGCTCCAGCTCACGCTGCCCTTCGAGAGAATAGCGTGTGAATGGGACGGCCATCAGACGCTCTTTGGCAATTGGCTCGTTGGTGATTTCGCAGACGCCGTACTTGTCATCGTAGATGCGTTGAATCGCTTCTTCGATTTCGTAAAGTGCTTCCTGCTCATTGGAGACCAGGCTAAGGGCAAAGTCGCGGTCAAAGGTATCGGTGCCGGCATCAGCCATGTGCTGACCGTAACCGGAAAGATCGCCCGAGTCTTCCTTGTTGGAGCGCTTAAGCGTGTCGGCAGTGTGAAGGGCGAGGCCTTCACTGACATGGCTGCGGAGTTCCAGCAGAGCCTTGTAATATTTTTCCCACTTCGAAGGGACGCTGTTACTGTCCTGGTGGTTCTTTTTTTCAGCTGGATTAAAGCCAAGGATGTCGGCGAGGGACGCGGCCGAGTGATTACGCTGTTCCTGCGCTGGTTCTTCTTCTATCTCTACCTTGACCTTTTTCTTGCTGGTGACTTCAGCTGCCTTCTTCTCGTCCTCATCACCTTTGGCCGCCTTGCGCTTCTCGAGAATCTCGGCCACATCTTCCATCGTGAACATG
The Rubellicoccus peritrichatus DNA segment above includes these coding regions:
- a CDS encoding TraR/DksA family transcriptional regulator gives rise to the protein MSAKKKTASKAAKKTTAKKATKKTANKAASKVAKKTAKVKEAPELDEKAKEMVLNARKRTATPALFKQRKTKNTPIMFTMEDVAEILEKRKAAKGDEDEKKAAEVTSKKKVKVEIEEEPAQEQRNHSAASLADILGFNPAEKKNHQDSNSVPSKWEKYYKALLELRSHVSEGLALHTADTLKRSNKEDSGDLSGYGQHMADAGTDTFDRDFALSLVSNEQEALYEIEEAIQRIYDDKYGVCEITNEPIAKERLMAVPFTRYSLEGQRELERNRRHKQQRGGVFGDNDEVMSLGDDDGDDS